In a genomic window of Syntrophorhabdaceae bacterium:
- a CDS encoding 2-oxoacid:acceptor oxidoreductase subunit alpha: protein MNTLISPHKGVFLDYSIKLGGEGGQGIDTMGSVLAQLFSRAGYHVFTHQEYESRVRGGHNFFQMRLSDAPVCASRAPIDILVAMDRASIPVHAAELAPGGMAIYDGRATKESHEGAQFLSIPFVDLALEHGKNRIMANIVATGAVLGMLGIDLQLLFAIIRQTLAKKGEATVTANMDSARAGHEYAVRECLKCAFIAAPGGPGKILISGNDAIGVGAVVSGCKFYTAYPMTPATGILNYMAGKELSHSIVVEQAEDEIGAINMALGASFGGVRAMTGSSGGGFALMVEGLSLAAMTETPVVIALAQRPAPATGLPTRTEQADLLFALHAGHGEFPRVIFAPGSPEQCLYLTNKAFDMAEKYQIPAFILTDQYLADSAWTYDSFDQDRIVFNDYRVRGEAFQGLGEYKRHAYTESGVTPQGTPGDGTHLVVTDSDEHDEEGHLVEDALTRVRMVEKRLFRKLPLLAEEISPPLMYGEGEAETVIVGWGSTYGVMKEAVDILAGSHKIALLHFSEIYPFPSVKKLDYLTLLEKATRAVCVENNATGQFASLMRRETGFLFRDRINRYDGRPFTVESLLAELKNVMDAGKGTKRGEN from the coding sequence ATTAATACACTAATCTCGCCGCATAAGGGGGTTTTTCTGGATTATTCAATAAAATTGGGTGGAGAAGGGGGGCAGGGCATCGATACCATGGGCTCCGTGCTGGCCCAGTTGTTCTCAAGGGCCGGGTATCACGTATTTACTCACCAGGAATATGAATCCCGGGTCAGAGGGGGCCATAACTTTTTCCAGATGCGGCTTTCCGATGCGCCGGTTTGTGCTTCGAGAGCGCCTATCGATATACTGGTTGCCATGGACAGGGCGAGTATACCGGTTCATGCGGCCGAGCTTGCTCCCGGGGGTATGGCTATATATGACGGGCGGGCTACCAAGGAATCCCATGAGGGCGCACAATTCCTCAGCATTCCATTCGTCGATCTCGCATTAGAGCACGGCAAGAACAGGATCATGGCCAATATTGTGGCAACCGGGGCGGTGCTGGGCATGCTCGGAATTGACCTGCAGCTCCTCTTCGCGATCATCAGACAGACCCTTGCTAAGAAAGGCGAGGCAACGGTGACCGCAAATATGGATTCCGCCCGCGCGGGACATGAATATGCTGTAAGGGAGTGTTTGAAATGCGCCTTTATCGCTGCGCCCGGAGGACCCGGAAAAATACTTATCTCGGGCAACGATGCAATCGGTGTGGGGGCAGTAGTTTCGGGCTGCAAATTTTATACGGCTTACCCCATGACCCCCGCCACGGGAATACTCAATTACATGGCCGGCAAGGAGCTCAGCCACTCAATCGTGGTGGAACAGGCTGAGGACGAGATCGGGGCGATCAATATGGCCCTGGGCGCCTCGTTTGGAGGAGTACGGGCCATGACGGGAAGCTCGGGGGGCGGATTTGCCCTCATGGTGGAGGGTCTCTCCCTTGCTGCCATGACCGAGACCCCGGTAGTGATCGCCCTCGCCCAAAGGCCGGCGCCCGCGACGGGACTTCCCACCAGAACGGAGCAGGCCGATCTCCTTTTCGCGCTCCATGCGGGCCATGGGGAGTTTCCACGGGTAATTTTCGCCCCTGGAAGTCCCGAGCAGTGTCTATATCTTACGAACAAGGCCTTTGACATGGCAGAGAAATACCAGATACCCGCCTTTATTCTCACCGACCAATACCTCGCCGACAGCGCCTGGACCTATGATTCCTTCGATCAGGACAGGATCGTCTTCAACGATTACAGGGTAAGGGGGGAAGCATTTCAGGGCCTCGGAGAATACAAAAGGCACGCCTACACGGAATCGGGGGTCACGCCCCAAGGCACGCCGGGAGACGGGACACACCTTGTGGTCACGGACAGCGACGAGCACGACGAGGAAGGTCATCTCGTGGAAGACGCCCTTACCAGGGTCAGGATGGTAGAGAAGAGACTCTTCAGAAAACTGCCTCTTTTAGCGGAAGAGATTTCGCCGCCCCTCATGTATGGAGAGGGAGAGGCCGAAACGGTGATAGTCGGCTGGGGCTCCACTTACGGAGTGATGAAAGAGGCGGTAGACATCCTCGCAGGGTCCCATAAAATAGCCCTCCTCCATTTCAGCGAGATATATCCCTTCCCTTCGGTGAAAAAATTAGACTACCTGACTCTCCTGGAGAAAGCGACACGGGCCGTCTGCGTGGAGAACAATGCCACGGGCCAATTTGCATCGCTTATGAGGAGGGAGACGGGATTTCTATTCCGTGACAGGATAAACCGTTATGATGGCAGGCCTTTTACCGTGGAGAGCCTCCTCGCGGAATTGAAAAATGTAATGGATGCCGGGAAAGGCACGAAGAGGGGAGAGAATTAA
- a CDS encoding 6-carboxytetrahydropterin synthase has protein sequence MFTLCVKDAFAAAHRIEDYHGKCEELHGHNFQVDALFTGKEPGPDGMVIDFKILKGFLKEILDILDHKYLNELPFFKERASSSEYIAMFIFGELRIRTEGSGVTVKEVRVWESDKACAAYYE, from the coding sequence GTGTTTACCCTCTGCGTCAAAGATGCATTCGCGGCAGCCCACAGGATCGAAGATTATCATGGGAAATGTGAGGAGCTGCATGGACATAACTTCCAGGTAGACGCCCTGTTTACAGGAAAAGAGCCGGGGCCGGACGGAATGGTCATCGATTTCAAGATCCTCAAGGGTTTCCTGAAGGAGATCCTCGATATCCTCGATCACAAATATCTCAATGAATTACCTTTTTTCAAAGAAAGGGCCAGTTCCTCCGAGTATATCGCGATGTTCATCTTCGGCGAGCTCCGCATACGGACCGAAGGGAGCGGTGTCACCGTCAAAGAGGTGAGGGTCTGGGAATCTGATAAGGCGTGCGCGGCATATTATGAGTAA
- the folE2 gene encoding GTP cyclohydrolase FolE2: protein MSKKIRAEMVDVQNMHDPRNIEIDKVGVKGVKYPIVVLDKANGFQHTVATIDMYVNLPHNYKGTHMSRFVEILHENQSMINMKNLPSILRQMKERLNAESTHLEVRFPYFLKKEAPVSKTQSYMEYRCGFFGSMDDSGTMTEFTVTVLVPINTLCPCSKEISEHGAHNQRGVAKVDVRFRRFFWIEDLISTIEDCASSGIYSILKREDEKFVTEQAFDNPKFVEDVVRDIAKALSKDQNITWFAIEAENFESIHNHSAYAYLERKKEGGDL, encoded by the coding sequence ATGAGTAAGAAAATACGGGCCGAGATGGTGGATGTGCAGAATATGCACGATCCCAGAAATATTGAGATCGACAAGGTTGGGGTGAAGGGGGTAAAGTACCCCATAGTGGTCCTCGATAAAGCGAATGGATTTCAACACACCGTCGCCACCATCGATATGTACGTCAACCTTCCCCACAATTACAAAGGCACCCACATGAGCCGCTTCGTGGAGATCCTTCACGAGAACCAGAGCATGATCAACATGAAGAACCTTCCGAGCATCTTGAGGCAGATGAAAGAGAGGCTCAATGCCGAGTCGACCCACCTTGAGGTGCGGTTCCCCTATTTTTTGAAGAAGGAAGCGCCTGTAAGCAAGACCCAGAGTTACATGGAATACCGGTGCGGCTTTTTCGGGTCCATGGACGATTCCGGCACGATGACTGAATTCACCGTGACCGTGCTGGTCCCCATCAATACGCTTTGTCCATGCTCCAAAGAGATCAGCGAGCATGGGGCCCATAATCAGAGAGGGGTCGCGAAGGTGGACGTGAGGTTCAGGCGGTTTTTCTGGATAGAGGACCTTATCTCGACCATAGAGGACTGTGCCAGCAGCGGGATATATTCCATCCTGAAACGGGAGGATGAGAAATTCGTCACGGAGCAGGCTTTCGATAATCCTAAATTCGTCGAAGACGTGGTCCGTGACATTGCCAAAGCGCTTTCAAAAGATCAGAACATTACCTGGTTTGCCATTGAAGCGGAGAACTTCGAAAGCATCCACAACCACAGTGCCTATGCATATCTTGAGAGAAAAAAAGAAGGAGGAGACCTATGA
- the yqeC gene encoding selenium cofactor biosynthesis protein YqeC translates to MWHFQKIDPLLLLAGRKYISVVGGGGKSTIIEFLAGRQAMAGKSVALTTTTRIYAKEPFILFSDFESFSRGPATRVGKTHEDGKLTGLAFEEVRSLGESADTVLIEADGAKHFPLKFPAPHEPVVPPFSDRIFVVGGLDALHCTVEKAVFRWKLLPDPGEIAGDTVISEEIFLSFFSERAMLKDVERRKCTIILNKYDLLRDRGEAFHLAKALLDRKKCAEVVVSSAALGFFYKLAHA, encoded by the coding sequence ATGTGGCATTTTCAAAAGATTGACCCCCTTCTGCTTCTTGCGGGCCGCAAATACATTTCGGTGGTGGGAGGGGGCGGCAAATCAACGATAATCGAATTTCTGGCCGGCAGGCAGGCCATGGCCGGAAAAAGCGTTGCCCTCACGACCACCACCAGGATTTACGCGAAAGAGCCTTTCATCCTTTTCTCCGATTTCGAATCATTCTCAAGGGGCCCGGCCACCCGCGTGGGGAAGACTCACGAGGATGGGAAGCTTACCGGACTCGCCTTTGAAGAAGTAAGGTCTTTGGGGGAATCGGCGGATACGGTACTTATCGAGGCGGACGGAGCAAAGCACTTTCCCCTCAAATTCCCTGCTCCCCATGAACCGGTTGTCCCGCCCTTCTCCGACCGGATCTTTGTGGTGGGAGGCCTCGACGCCCTCCACTGCACGGTCGAAAAGGCGGTATTCCGATGGAAGCTCCTGCCCGACCCGGGAGAAATCGCCGGGGATACCGTTATCTCTGAAGAGATCTTCCTGAGCTTTTTTTCGGAGCGCGCCATGCTCAAGGACGTGGAAAGGAGAAAATGCACGATTATACTCAATAAATATGATCTGCTGAGAGATAGGGGCGAGGCGTTCCACCTCGCAAAAGCGCTTCTTGACCGTAAAAAATGCGCCGAGGTGGTCGTTTCAAGCGCTGCATTGGGATTTTTTTATAAGCTGGCGCACGCATGA
- a CDS encoding STAS domain-containing protein yields the protein MIEIKVEKSGDGATVVIGGEATIIHGEEMKKALTGTIGECATITVHTGGILETDLSCLQLLCSAHRMARRMNKELIFQRPPSVILEQTAGNLGYSRRSGCGLAGDDHCLFTGGPHE from the coding sequence ATGATTGAGATCAAAGTGGAGAAATCCGGTGACGGCGCGACTGTGGTCATCGGCGGCGAGGCTACCATAATCCATGGCGAGGAAATGAAAAAGGCGCTCACCGGCACAATTGGCGAGTGTGCCACTATTACGGTTCATACCGGGGGCATACTGGAAACGGACCTCTCCTGTCTTCAGCTCCTCTGTTCGGCCCACCGGATGGCGCGTCGCATGAACAAGGAACTCATCTTCCAACGGCCCCCTTCCGTCATTCTGGAGCAGACAGCCGGGAACCTCGGTTATTCACGCCGCTCCGGGTGCGGCCTTGCCGGGGATGATCACTGTCTCTTCACCGGAGGCCCACATGAGTAA
- a CDS encoding response regulator: MSKRIMTVDDSASVRQMVSFTLKDAGYDVVEAVDGKDALGKIDGAAVNMVITDLNMPNLDGIGLIRELRGQPQFKFIPIIMLTTESQDSKKQEGRSAGATGWIVKPFKADQLLAVVRKVLG, encoded by the coding sequence ATGAGTAAGCGGATCATGACCGTAGACGACTCGGCGAGTGTCCGCCAGATGGTGAGCTTCACCTTGAAGGACGCAGGCTATGACGTGGTGGAGGCGGTGGACGGCAAGGACGCCTTAGGCAAGATCGACGGGGCTGCCGTCAACATGGTCATCACCGACCTCAATATGCCGAACCTCGACGGCATTGGCCTTATCAGAGAGCTAAGGGGCCAACCCCAGTTCAAGTTCATCCCCATTATCATGCTCACTACGGAGTCGCAGGATTCAAAAAAACAGGAAGGCAGGAGCGCGGGCGCCACGGGGTGGATCGTCAAGCCCTTTAAGGCGGACCAGCTCTTAGCGGTCGTAAGGAAGGTGCTGGGATGA
- a CDS encoding chemotaxis protein CheA has protein sequence MSTPVETFRVEAYERLQELESSLLELEEAPENEELIGQIFRALHTIKGSGAMFGFDDIASFTHEVETVFDMVRNGKIAVEKELIDLTLKAGDLIHAMLDGKEPPERDALTASFQHYLPGAKEEKASGKPREIEEELKTYRIRFRPEPDIFASGTNPIPLLNELRQLGDATVIAQLDAIPSLEDMNPELCYTYWDIVLTTDKGVNAIKDVFIFVEDLAEITIDTVEEDKLLGEIMLERGDVKKEDLERVLKDKKPIGELLVDAGLVTKDKVVSALAEQSRIKEAKEKVRKEDAASSIRVAADKLDKLVNLVGELVTVQARLTQKSSTEKDPELTLIAEEVERLTEELRDTTMSIRMLPIGTTFSKFKRLVRDLSSELGKEIDLTTEGGETELDKTVIEKLNDPLVHIIRNSVDHGVESPDIREAAGKPRQGMVHLSAKHSGAYVLVEITDDGAGLNRERIRAKAVERGLLTPEQEISDKDLFGLIFAAGFSTAANVTNVSGRGVGMDVVKKTIDSLRGSIEVQSEEGVGTTISLKLPLTLAIIEGLLVEIGTNHFVLPLSAVEECVELTREDVKRTHGRHMANVRGSLIPYMRLREEFNIKGEEPELEQIVITEIDRTRMGFVVDHVIGQHQTVIKTLGRAYRDVEGISGATILGDGTVALIVDVARLRKMAEEKPLRAVASR, from the coding sequence ATGAGTACCCCTGTCGAAACATTCAGAGTAGAAGCATACGAGAGACTTCAGGAGCTCGAATCCTCCCTATTGGAACTGGAAGAAGCTCCGGAGAACGAAGAGCTCATCGGCCAGATATTCCGGGCCCTCCATACGATAAAGGGCTCGGGCGCCATGTTCGGCTTCGATGATATCGCCTCCTTCACCCACGAGGTGGAGACGGTCTTCGACATGGTCCGTAACGGCAAAATCGCGGTAGAGAAGGAGCTCATCGACCTTACCTTAAAGGCGGGAGACCTGATCCACGCCATGCTCGACGGCAAGGAGCCTCCCGAGAGAGACGCCCTTACCGCCTCCTTTCAGCACTACCTTCCGGGGGCAAAGGAAGAAAAGGCCTCCGGGAAGCCCCGGGAGATTGAAGAAGAACTCAAGACCTACCGTATCCGGTTCCGCCCAGAGCCGGATATTTTTGCTTCGGGTACCAACCCCATACCCCTCCTCAACGAGCTCCGTCAATTAGGAGACGCCACCGTGATAGCGCAGCTCGACGCCATACCCTCCCTCGAGGATATGAACCCCGAGCTGTGCTATACATACTGGGACATCGTCCTCACCACCGATAAGGGGGTCAATGCCATAAAGGACGTCTTCATCTTCGTCGAAGACTTAGCGGAGATCACGATCGATACCGTGGAAGAGGATAAGCTCCTGGGCGAGATTATGCTCGAAAGGGGAGACGTAAAGAAAGAAGACCTCGAGCGAGTGCTCAAGGATAAGAAGCCCATAGGAGAGCTGTTAGTCGACGCAGGGCTCGTAACCAAGGATAAGGTCGTCTCGGCCTTAGCCGAGCAGAGCCGGATCAAGGAGGCGAAGGAGAAGGTCAGGAAAGAGGATGCTGCTTCCAGCATCAGGGTGGCCGCCGACAAGCTCGACAAGCTCGTCAACCTCGTAGGGGAGCTCGTGACCGTTCAGGCGAGGCTCACCCAGAAGAGCTCCACGGAGAAGGATCCGGAGCTCACCCTCATCGCCGAGGAAGTGGAGCGGCTGACCGAAGAATTACGGGACACCACGATGAGTATCAGGATGCTCCCTATAGGGACCACCTTCAGTAAGTTCAAACGTTTAGTCAGGGACCTCTCATCCGAGCTAGGAAAAGAGATCGATCTCACCACCGAAGGGGGAGAGACGGAGCTCGATAAGACGGTCATCGAAAAGTTAAACGATCCCCTCGTCCACATCATCAGGAATTCCGTCGATCACGGGGTGGAATCTCCCGACATACGAGAGGCGGCAGGCAAGCCCCGGCAGGGGATGGTCCACCTCTCAGCGAAGCATTCGGGGGCCTACGTGCTTGTGGAGATCACCGACGACGGGGCAGGCCTCAACCGGGAGCGGATCAGGGCCAAGGCGGTGGAGCGGGGGCTCCTTACCCCCGAGCAGGAGATCTCCGACAAGGACCTCTTCGGCCTCATCTTTGCCGCGGGCTTCTCTACCGCCGCCAATGTGACCAACGTCTCCGGCAGGGGCGTGGGCATGGACGTGGTGAAAAAGACCATCGACTCCCTGCGGGGCTCCATTGAAGTCCAAAGTGAAGAAGGGGTGGGCACCACCATCAGCTTAAAGCTCCCCCTCACCTTAGCCATCATCGAGGGGCTCCTCGTGGAGATCGGGACGAACCACTTCGTCCTTCCCCTATCCGCGGTGGAGGAGTGCGTGGAGCTGACCCGGGAAGATGTGAAAAGGACCCACGGCAGGCATATGGCCAATGTACGGGGGAGCCTCATCCCCTACATGAGGCTCAGAGAAGAGTTCAATATCAAAGGAGAGGAGCCCGAGCTCGAGCAGATCGTCATTACCGAGATCGACAGAACGAGGATGGGCTTTGTGGTAGACCACGTGATCGGCCAGCACCAGACGGTGATAAAGACCCTGGGCAGGGCCTACCGCGATGTAGAGGGTATCTCAGGGGCCACGATCCTGGGCGACGGCACCGTGGCGCTCATCGTGGATGTGGCGAGGCTCCGGAAAATGGCGGAAGAAAAACCTTTAAGGGCAGTCGCTAGTCGATAG
- a CDS encoding MASE3 domain-containing protein — MEKSISPIQKVASLLIAVALVAVLWLSSLRSYLLFHSLAEGFSILIAVSIFMLAWNSRRFMDNNYLLFLGIAYLFVAVLDLFHSLCYRGMGIFFVDEGNAATQLWIAARYMQALSLLLAPLFIRRRLKPPAVVASYATAVALVLAFIIWRPLFPDCFIAGSGLTPFKKASEYVISAILVGSIIMLYRNRRSFHPLVFRWVVWSVGLTILSELAFTFYVSVYGLSNLVGHFLKIFAFCLIYKAIIETGLSRPYDLLFRNLKQSEEALKKSEERYRGLVELSPDAVFVNRNERVIFVNQAAVRAFGAAQAAEILGRSPYELFHSDYHHVMRELGRLLQKGEMIPLTDGKIVRLDGSIRSVEVAASPFLDVEGPGVQVVFRDVTERREAEVELARQREWLRVTLTSIGDAVIAADRAGKVTFINPAAEELTGWSLSEAFGHGVQGVFRIIHEKTGDPSEDIVEEVFREGKIISLANHTALVSREGRVIPIEDSAAPIKDESGAIIGAVIVFHDVTSKRKAQQELRESEDRLRVAVESAELGTWDFDPLTGDMKSSERCNAIFGVPGASRVDYQLFLDLLHPDDRDRVDEEVRCALNPSGNGSFGTEYRLRRPDGEERWVVAAGRVYFGSINGKENALRFLGTVLDITGRKEAEEAMKRARDDLEKQVKERTTELRRAYDSLRAEIEERKGVEDRLRQAQKMEAIGTLAGGIAHDFNNILAGIIGFTEMAIDDTSSASPVHRRLSLVLRSAMRGRDLVRQILAFSRQTEQERKSVELSDIVEEALKLLRPAFPSTIEIKKRFMSGGDRIFADPVQIHQVFMNLCTNGAHAMRDKGGVLEVSIEELDISGDEPSPYPGMKPGPYIRLSVRDSGCGISPENRDKIFDPFFTTKAPGEGTGLGLSVVHGIVKSHGGQVGVYSEPGRGSVFHVYLPKEAGVSPGEPCRASQLQGGKESILFVDDEEILVEMNSGRLSKLGYEVVGCTSSAEALEIFQREPGRFDLVITDYTMPGMTGMDLSEAMLTIRPEIPIILCSGLNETISAEKVRQSGLKAFIGKTANKREFAKIIRKVLDK; from the coding sequence ATGGAAAAATCGATATCTCCAATTCAAAAAGTTGCCTCCCTTTTAATAGCCGTGGCTTTGGTGGCGGTGTTGTGGCTCTCGAGCCTGCGCAGCTACCTCCTTTTTCATAGCCTGGCCGAAGGTTTCTCCATCCTCATCGCCGTCAGCATTTTTATGCTCGCCTGGAACTCCAGGCGGTTCATGGATAATAATTATCTTCTTTTCCTCGGCATCGCCTATCTTTTCGTGGCAGTTCTGGACCTCTTCCACTCCCTCTGCTACCGGGGAATGGGTATATTTTTCGTGGATGAGGGGAATGCTGCCACCCAGCTTTGGATCGCCGCCCGCTATATGCAGGCCCTCTCCCTCCTTCTCGCTCCTTTGTTTATAAGGAGAAGACTGAAGCCCCCCGCCGTGGTAGCCTCCTATGCGACAGCTGTTGCGCTTGTTCTGGCATTCATTATCTGGCGCCCTCTCTTCCCGGATTGCTTCATTGCGGGTTCGGGGCTCACGCCTTTCAAGAAGGCGAGTGAGTACGTCATATCCGCAATTCTTGTCGGCTCGATTATAATGCTCTACAGGAACCGTCGGAGTTTTCACCCCCTGGTGTTCCGGTGGGTTGTCTGGTCCGTGGGCCTCACGATACTTTCGGAGCTCGCCTTCACCTTTTACGTGAGCGTGTACGGCCTCTCCAACCTCGTGGGCCATTTCCTCAAAATATTCGCTTTTTGTCTTATTTATAAGGCCATTATCGAGACAGGCCTTTCTCGCCCCTACGACCTGCTCTTCAGGAATCTGAAGCAGAGTGAAGAAGCCTTAAAAAAGAGCGAGGAGCGCTATCGGGGACTGGTGGAACTCTCGCCCGATGCGGTATTCGTGAATCGCAATGAACGGGTAATTTTCGTGAACCAGGCAGCGGTAAGGGCATTCGGTGCCGCACAGGCGGCGGAGATTCTCGGCAGGTCGCCTTACGAGCTGTTCCATTCCGACTATCATCATGTAATGAGAGAGCTCGGCCGGCTCCTTCAGAAGGGCGAAATGATTCCCCTTACAGATGGAAAGATCGTCCGCCTCGACGGGTCGATAAGGAGCGTCGAAGTCGCTGCAAGTCCCTTCCTCGATGTCGAAGGCCCGGGCGTCCAAGTGGTGTTCCGGGATGTAACGGAGCGCAGGGAAGCAGAGGTGGAGCTGGCACGCCAGCGGGAATGGCTGCGGGTTACCCTCACGAGTATAGGGGATGCGGTCATCGCTGCGGACAGGGCCGGCAAGGTGACTTTTATCAACCCGGCTGCCGAAGAGCTGACCGGTTGGAGCCTTAGTGAGGCATTCGGACATGGGGTACAAGGGGTATTCCGGATCATACACGAAAAAACAGGCGATCCATCGGAGGATATTGTGGAGGAAGTCTTCCGGGAGGGAAAGATTATCAGCCTCGCCAATCACACGGCACTTGTGAGCCGGGAGGGGCGAGTGATCCCTATCGAGGATAGCGCGGCGCCGATAAAGGATGAGAGCGGCGCTATCATTGGAGCGGTGATCGTCTTTCATGACGTTACCTCGAAACGGAAAGCACAGCAGGAGCTGAGGGAAAGCGAGGATCGGCTTCGCGTTGCCGTTGAATCAGCCGAGCTGGGAACCTGGGATTTCGATCCCCTGACAGGAGATATGAAGTCATCGGAGCGGTGCAACGCTATTTTCGGGGTGCCCGGGGCTTCTCGTGTTGATTATCAACTCTTCCTCGACCTTCTTCACCCTGACGACCGTGACCGGGTCGACGAGGAAGTGCGGTGCGCCCTCAATCCCTCGGGGAATGGTTCTTTTGGCACTGAATACCGCCTGAGAAGACCGGACGGGGAAGAGCGCTGGGTCGTGGCCGCGGGGAGGGTCTATTTCGGGTCCATAAACGGCAAGGAGAATGCCCTTCGCTTCCTCGGCACCGTGCTTGACATCACCGGGCGTAAAGAGGCGGAAGAAGCCATGAAAAGGGCACGGGACGATCTCGAAAAGCAGGTGAAGGAGAGGACCACGGAGCTAAGGCGTGCATATGATTCCTTGCGGGCTGAGATAGAGGAGCGCAAGGGCGTGGAAGACCGGCTGAGACAGGCCCAGAAGATGGAGGCCATCGGTACACTGGCTGGGGGCATCGCCCATGATTTCAACAATATTCTCGCAGGTATCATCGGTTTTACCGAGATGGCGATTGATGACACATCCTCCGCAAGTCCTGTGCATCGCAGATTAAGCCTCGTGTTGCGAAGCGCCATGAGGGGCCGCGATCTGGTGCGGCAAATCCTCGCCTTCAGCCGCCAGACCGAGCAGGAGAGAAAGTCGGTGGAGCTGTCGGATATTGTGGAAGAAGCGTTGAAACTTCTGCGGCCCGCTTTCCCCTCTACCATAGAGATCAAAAAGAGATTCATGAGCGGCGGGGACCGGATATTCGCCGACCCGGTGCAGATTCACCAGGTATTCATGAACCTCTGTACCAATGGGGCACACGCGATGAGGGATAAAGGCGGGGTGCTTGAAGTGAGCATCGAGGAGCTCGATATTTCCGGGGATGAACCCTCGCCTTATCCGGGAATGAAGCCGGGCCCCTACATCAGGCTTTCCGTAAGGGACTCGGGGTGCGGGATCTCGCCGGAAAACCGGGACAAGATCTTCGATCCTTTCTTTACGACCAAAGCGCCGGGTGAGGGGACGGGTCTCGGGCTTTCCGTAGTCCACGGTATCGTAAAGAGCCATGGCGGCCAGGTCGGGGTGTACAGTGAACCGGGCAGGGGATCGGTGTTCCATGTGTATTTGCCTAAAGAGGCGGGCGTCTCACCAGGTGAGCCGTGCAGGGCCTCGCAACTGCAAGGGGGAAAGGAAAGCATCCTTTTTGTCGACGACGAGGAAATACTCGTGGAGATGAATTCAGGCCGTCTCTCGAAGCTCGGATACGAAGTGGTGGGATGCACGAGCAGCGCCGAGGCGCTCGAAATATTCCAGCGTGAGCCCGGTCGTTTCGACCTCGTTATTACGGACTATACCATGCCCGGCATGACCGGAATGGATCTCTCCGAAGCCATGCTCACGATAAGGCCCGAGATTCCCATTATACTGTGCTCGGGCCTCAATGAGACCATAAGTGCGGAAAAAGTGAGGCAGTCAGGCCTCAAAGCGTTCATCGGCAAGACGGCGAACAAGCGAGAATTTGCCAAAATAATCCGTAAAGTATTGGATAAGTGA
- a CDS encoding rhodanese-related (seleno)protein, with protein MGRIKVSVCVAVTILLMGTALSAEGILKMTPPELKERLGNADLVIIDVRSPHAWNLSRDKIKGAVREDPMDVESWIGKYPKEKTYVFYCTUPNEATSASMAQDFMEKGYVKVFALTGGWDAWIRAGYPVERKGKR; from the coding sequence ATGGGGAGAATTAAGGTTTCAGTCTGCGTTGCGGTGACGATCCTATTAATGGGCACAGCCCTTTCGGCGGAAGGCATATTGAAAATGACTCCCCCGGAGTTGAAGGAACGGCTTGGAAATGCCGACCTGGTGATTATCGATGTGCGGTCTCCTCATGCATGGAATTTAAGCAGGGATAAGATTAAAGGCGCCGTCAGGGAGGACCCGATGGATGTGGAATCCTGGATCGGCAAATACCCGAAAGAGAAGACTTACGTCTTTTACTGCACTTGACCGAATGAAGCGACCAGCGCCAGTATGGCGCAGGATTTCATGGAAAAAGGGTACGTGAAGGTGTTTGCCCTCACCGGGGGATGGGACGCATGGATCAGGGCTGGCTATCCCGTGGAGCGGAAAGGAAAGAGGTAG